Proteins encoded together in one Urocitellus parryii isolate mUroPar1 chromosome 3, mUroPar1.hap1, whole genome shotgun sequence window:
- the Spata12 gene encoding LOW QUALITY PROTEIN: spermatogenesis-associated protein 12 (The sequence of the model RefSeq protein was modified relative to this genomic sequence to represent the inferred CDS: inserted 3 bases in 3 codons; substituted 5 bases at 5 genomic stop codons): MTTNGLEMWLSACESVLEKSGDTXELKAMISCRLTVLWXHRGPGAIPQHPRSPHYALALCQGXGIXPEAASTSQSXHFMGMCTTSLDITASQMNFLCRPCSPPALQSCQXVIHDSNXQSPNLEDDNKRALPQYVXRNHEDAVTEPAAECSHSNQLAFEGCYLPPPTHTHTQSHL, encoded by the exons CTTGTGAATCTGTCTTGGAAAAGTCAGGAGATACCTAGGAACTGAAGGCAATGATCTCCTGCAGACTCACTGTTTTGT TACACAGAGGCCCTGGGGCAATCCCCCAACACCCTAGGAGTCCTCACTATGCACTGGCATTATGCCAGG CAGGTATTTAACCAGAGGCGGCCTCTACCTCCCAGAGCTGACACTTCATGGGGATGTGTACCACCTCTCTTGACATCACTGCATCCCAGATGAATTTTCTGTGCAGACCCTGCTCACCTCCAGCTCTCCAAAGCTGTCAGTAAGTCATTCATGACTCCA TTCAATCCCCTAATCTAGAAGATGACAATAAGAGGGCTTTGCCACAGTATGTTTAAAGAAATCATGAGGATGCAGTTACAGAGCCAGCAGCAGAGTGCAGCCATTCCAATCAACTAGCATTTGAGGGTTgctatctccccccccccacacacacacacacacagagtcatctGTGA